In Papaver somniferum cultivar HN1 chromosome 1, ASM357369v1, whole genome shotgun sequence, a genomic segment contains:
- the LOC113272211 gene encoding uncharacterized protein LOC113272211, giving the protein MTDFNEPSRDREKLKNKAIATSSNEEHEHEEHDEDDTARVGGGGDSDNQTLQEMAPIRKLTANARRERIQKGTQEEIQSSELTQDEGQTSGTQGEGGVTKKVIANKTSHLVPISLKKTDFEEYIPGLPRDGGALLFGYKDSWAREIWETKYHSDAIRLLKPTVAPEKALKHWPLDGECERFKRRIANSGLASPAENSMLDHDRVAISDFVERMYPETDTFHMPFGEMTITLDVTKKILNLNEGGVAVKYEYTKQLSWAQLYDLCNKCLGWDKETADIEFNRCFSYKTRQFNMSQLIKMFKGAAEKEKQGP; this is encoded by the exons ATGACTGATTTTAATGAACCCTCGAGAGATCGAGAAAAATTAAAGAACAAAGCGATTGCAACATCCTCGAACGAAGAACACGAACACGAAGAACATGATGAGGATGACACCGCTcgtgtaggtggtggtggtgattctgaTAATCAAACTCTCCAggaaatggccccaattag GAAACTAACCGCTAATGCGCGGAGAGAGAGGATCCAAAAAGGAACTCAAGAAGAAATACAATCAAGTGAACTCACTCAAGATGAAGGACAAACAAGTGGTACACAAGGAGAAGGAGGAGTAACAAAGAAGGTAATAGCGAATAAAACATCACACCTTGTACCCATATCTTTGAAGAAGACGGATTTTGAAGAATATATCCCTGGGCTTCCTAGAGATGGTGGAGCATTGTTATTTGGCTATAAAGACTCCTGGGCCAGAGAAATATGGGAAACCAAG TATCATTCCGATGCGATTCGTCTTCTCAAGCCCACTGTCGCACCAGAAAAAGCATTGAAACATTGGCCTTTAGATGGTGAATGTGAGAGGTTCAAGAGAAGGATAGCCAACTCTGGATTAGCTAGTCCTGCCGAGAACTCAATGTTGGACCATGATCGGGTCGCGATATCAGATtttgtggagagaatgtatcccgaGACTGACACCTTTCATATGCCATTTGGGGAGATGACCATTACTCTAGATGTTACCAAGAAGATTCTTAATCTCAATGAGGGAGGTGTGGCGGTCAAGTATgagtacacaaagcagttaagttgggcacaactttatgatTTGTGTAACAAGTGTCTTGGTTGGGATAAAGAGACCGCAGACATTGAGTTCAACAGGTGCTTCTCTTACAAAACTAGACAGTTTAACATGAGTCAGTTGATCAAGATGTTCAAAGGCGCTGCCGAGAAAGAAAAGCAAGGACCGTGA
- the LOC113272287 gene encoding uncharacterized protein LOC113272287, translating into MYLEVSGSFLPILNLDSIHTMEPLSQGQTDRYSLLMERIDNCDADNIFTLKGGIVLLLQPVHIPITTKKELLLAVGCPFLNISLASSNGENSRNSSFRRISEGYRLRRRRSFNSGMWILIENVYINDVAHTQVYNLNSFCTI; encoded by the exons ATGTATTTGGAAGTATCAG GTTCATTTCTACCAATTTTGAACTTAGATAGTATTCACACGATGGAACCACTCTCTCAAGGCCAAACTGATAGGTACTCGTTGTTAATGGAGAGGATAGATAATTGTGACGCTGACAACATTTTTACATTGAAAGGAGGTATAGTGCTTCTTCTACAACCAGTCCACATCCCTATTACGACGAAGAAAGAGCTTCTTCTAGCAGTGGGTTGCCCATTCCTCAATATTTCTTTAGCTTCTTCTAATGgtgaaaactctagaaactcctcATTTAGGAGGATAAGTGAAGGGTATCGACTTAGGCGTAGGAGGTCGTTCAATTCTGGAATGTGGATTTTGATTGAAAATGTATACATAAATGATGTAGCTCATACACAAGTATACAATTTAAATTCATTTTGTACCATATAA
- the LOC113281970 gene encoding 17.8 kDa class I heat shock protein-like has protein sequence MSIIPSFFSNQRSNVFDPFSLDIWDPFQGFPFSTGALTGQTGQGGSDTARETSQLANTRIDWKETPEAHVFRADLPGVTKEEVKVEVEEGRVLQISGERSRESEEKNDKWHRVERSSGKFLRRFRLPENTKMDEVKATMENGVLTVCVPKVEQRRPEVKSIEISGASEGSTQVPMETSGTQAAQDQTA, from the coding sequence ATGTCGATCATCCCAAGTTTCTTCAGCAACCAAAGGAGTAATGTTTTTGATCCATTTTCCCTTGACATATGGGATCCTTTCCAAGGCTTTCCATTCTCTACCGGTGCTCTGACCGGGCAAACTGGCCAAGGTGGTTCCGATACTGCAAGAGAGACATCACAGTTAGCGAATACCAGGATTGATTGGAAGGAAACTCCAGAAGCTCATGTCTTCAGAGCTGATCTTCCTGGTGTTACAAAGGAAGAAGTGAAAGTTGAGGTAGAAGAAGGGAGAGTTTTACAGATAAGTGGAGAAAGAAGTAGAGAGAGTGAGGAGAAGAATGATAAGTGGCACAGAGTTGAACGTAGCAGCGGCAAGTTCTTGAGGAGATTCAGGTTACCTGAGAATACTAAGATGGATGAAGTGAAAGCTACTATGGAGAATGGAGTGCTTACTGTCTGTGTTCCTAAAGTTGAGCAGAGGAGACCTGAAGTTAAGTCCATTGAGATTTCTGGTGCATCGGAGGGGTCGACTCAAGTTCCAATGGAAACCTCCGGTACTCAGGCTGCACAAGACCAGACTGCTTAG